A DNA window from Engystomops pustulosus chromosome 6, aEngPut4.maternal, whole genome shotgun sequence contains the following coding sequences:
- the LOC140065779 gene encoding uncharacterized protein — translation MSEKPASGQSDLFISAALSSASLRSKMNLIHSKMSVKGKRNPHSEALCDHCRCMPPCSFGSSRTVRRILAACLVSLLTLLGSVSIDLHDCIKEWRNTKAALQSFSSCTVLAAIRLIQFLQDQKTFCSWDNRNCTDIQSILLHKINTLCTETQDLYHENMRCLEAADIYPSCHFFTDKVMVRIVNGSDVSDSLFAVTGELLEELRESLNLDSMKKNPNWADMASLHLLLRVTKDLHHMNHYGPFPEFQPLLYEITTKLNYALYLSDTLKMCWMHNHNMSVFLSHFQDVSFVRPLCTNSSWYRNPALAANLVSVQKCLFWEGFGKLTDKSKDIFSTLSLKVTLLTVSCLIYPIVLVSFKQMTEWIQNYARNLKERTEELKKERRLAEDLLHQMLPKSVAKQLRKNKHVEAESYDQVTIFFSDIVGFTSISASCTPLQVVKMLNNLYICFDSRIESYNVYKVETIGDAYMVVSGLPERSNGKHADEIAKMSLDLVAAVRQVIIPHMPSERLQLRVGIHTGPCVAGVVGYKMPRYCLFGDTVNTASRMESTSLPQKIHISSATYQVLLIDNAYEIEPRGEIEVKGKGKMKTYWLIGNKNYSVQNDSLVCHWNPEISRRKKMESRLGSGHQSLSSNIPSDSSRVNTPRIVEESSIHDGGTGYMVVSTKTQEKMADNGDQNKVQTLELAVPVRTDPGASGCVPVEKCAVLPGFVEESH, via the exons ATGTCTGAGAAGCCAGCAAGTGGACAAAGTGACTTGTTCATCTCAGCTGCTCTGTCGTCTGCCTCCCTTAGGAGCAAGATGAACCTGATTCATAGTAAGATGTCTGTCAAGGGAAAGAGGAACCCTCACTCTGAAGCATTATGTGACCATTGCAG ATGTATGCCTCCATGCTCCTTTGGAAGCAGTCGGACCGTTCGAAGAATCTTGGCGGCCTGTCTGGTTTCTCTGCTCACACTCCTTGGTTCTGTCTCTATTGACCTACATGACTGTATAAAGGAATGGAGGAACACGAAGGCTGCTCTTCAATCTTTTTCTTCATGCACTGTTCTGGCTGCCATTAGGTTAATACAATTTCTCCAAGACCAGAAAACATTCTGCAGCTGGGATAATCGGAACTGTACTGACATACAGTCCATTTTGCTCcacaaaataaatacattgtGTACAGAGACTCAAGATCTATACCATGAGAACATGAGATGCCTAGAAGCAGCTGACATCTATCCCAGCTGTCACTTCTTTACAGATAAAGTTATGGTCAGGATTGTAAATGGCTCGGATGTTAGTGACTCCTTATTTGCGGTCACTGGAGAGTTATTAGAGGAACTACGTGAATCCTTAAATCTCGATTCGATGAAGAAGAACCCAAACTGGGCAGATATGGCATCGCTTCACCTTCTGTTGAGAGTCACTAAGGACCTTCATCACATGAACCATTATGGTCCATTTCCTGAATTTCAGCCCTTGCTGTATGAAATTACTACTAAACTGAACTATGCCCTGTACTTATCAGATACCTTGAAGATGTGCTGGATGCATAATCACAATATGTCAGTCTTCTTGAGTCACTTCCAGGATGTGTCCTTTGTGAGACCATTATGTACAAACTCTTCATGGTACCGTAATCCGGCACTGGCTGCCAACCTGGTATCCGTACAAAAGTGTTTATTTTGGGAAGGTTTTGGAAAACTCACTGATAAATCAAAAGATATTTTCTCTACACTCAGCTTGAAGGTGACTCTATTGACTGTGTCTTGCCTTATATATCCCATTGTTCTGGTTTCATTTAAGCAGATGACGGAGTGGATACAGAATTATGCCAGGAACCTTAAGGAAAGGACAGAAGAGCTAAAAAAAGAGAGACGTTTGGCAGAAGATCTGCTACATCAGATGCTGCCCAAATCTGTAGCCAAGCAGCTAAGGAAGAATAAGCACGTGGAGGCAGAAAGCTATGATCAG GTTACTATCTTCTTTTCAGATATTGTGGGATTCACATCGATATCAGCTTCTTGCACCCCTCTCCAGGTTGTGAAAATGCTGAATAACTTGTACATCTGTTTTGACAGCAGGATAGAGTCATACAATGTGTATAAG GTGGAGACAATCGGGGATGCGTATATGGTTGTCAGTGGGTTACCGGAAAGGAGCAATGGAAAACATGCAGATGAAATTGCTAAGATGTCCCTGGATTTAGTGGCTGCTGTCCGACAAGTGATCATTCCTCACATGCCAAGTGAGCGGCTGCAGCTGAGGGTTGGAATACACACAG GTCCGTGTGTTGCCGGAGTTGTTGGATACAAGATGCCTCGCTATTGCCTGTTTGGCGATACTGTGAACACTGCCTCTCGTATGGAATCTACAAGCTTAc CTCAGAAGATACATATCAGTTCTGCCACCTACCAGGTATTGCTCATTGACAACGCATACGAGATTGAGCCACGTGGGGAGATTGAAGTCAAG ggcaaaggaaaaatgaaaacatattGGCTGATTGGAAACAAAAATTACAGTGTCCAGAATGACAGTCTGGTCTGCCACTGGAACCCTGAAATCTCCAGGAGAAAAAAGATGGAGAGCCGCCTAGGATCTGGCCACCAG TCATTATCAAGCAATATCCCATCAGATTCGAGTCGAGTGAACACACCTCGGATTGTAGAGGAATCATCTATACATGATGGAGGTACTGGATACATGGTTGTTTCTACAAAGACTCAGGAGAAAATGGCTGATAATGGAGACCAGAACAAAGTCCAAACTCTGGAACTAGCAGTTCCTGTAAGAACAGATCCTGGGGCTTCCGGATGTGTACCAGTAGAGAAATGTGCTGTTCTGCCAGGATTTGTGGAAGAGTCCCATTAA
- the KIAA2013 gene encoding uncharacterized protein KIAA2013 homolog, with protein sequence MWLQQRLKGLPGLLSSSWARRILAVLGFLLIIYWYLSTGSLFRSLWYSGQPRSGPAACLLTQTKQWKTLSDKGDIMMISFPGEESKLQGPAMVGNGFLLVDVNKNNLWVSSATVPFRMTDYSPVTYVKNSGTGAEVHATAIFYREGLMRTVRCLQMESTDPHHDCVSIREDYFAHRSRPHLYIQRIHVSNPSDKVVAFDISSQKPPPGAKFSTSVEKVQDRQFLLSSGRVALEDGKSILVVIATKKLVNRLQVSPKSEFDETVLSVIYTSDPIDSGKLDESFSKLRESAKKEMLEVMRMRPDDLYNEHQQIWSDLFVSGIEMRKIKDAHTPSSDTINITLYYILSCSPAPLVDPLISNEERDKMELSLNYADHCFSGHATMHAENLWPSKLSGITQLLQLWDVWKLTLQKRGCKSLVLTGAHGLMQGMMLSFGGLQFTENHLQFLSDPHVLHNSYSLRGIHYNKDLINLAVLLDQEEKPYLHVSVKFQDKLVKLYACEAGCLNEPVELTSEIRGHIFPVLVTRPITPLLYISTELTHLQDLRHTLHLKEILAHEEHMAKQYPGLPFLFWFSVASLITLFHLFLFKLIYNEYCGPGAKPLFRSKDNDSV encoded by the exons AAAGGTCTCCCAGGACTGCTGTCCAGCAGCTGGGCGCGCCGCATCCTTGCTGTCCTGGGATTTCTTTTGATAATCTACTGGTATTTGTCCACAGGATCCCTCTTTAGATCGTTGTGGTATTCAGGTCAGCCTCGGAGTGGCCCTGCAGCTTGTCTACTGACTCAGACTAAGCAATGGAAGACCTTGTCAGACAAGGGAGACATAATGATGATCTCCTTCCCAGGAGAGGAGTCCAAATTGCAGGGGCCGGCTATGGTTGGGAATGGTTTTCTCCTTGTTGATGTAAACAAAAATAACTTATGGGTGTCTTCTGCCACTGTACCGTTTCGTATGACGGACTATTCTCCGGTAACATATGTTAAGAACTCTGGGACAGGGGCAGAAGTCCACGCCACTGCTATCTTCTATAGAGAAGGATTGATGAGGACAGTTCGATGCTTGCAAATGGAGTCGACAGACCCCCACCATGACTGCGTCTCCATCCGTGAAGACTACTTTGCACACAGGAGCAGACCCCACCTCTACATTCAAAGGATCCACGTCTCCAACCCCAGCGATAAAGTGGTGGCTTTTGATATTTCTTCCCAGAAGCCTCCCCCCGGAGCCAAGTTTTCAACTAGTGTAGAGAAGGTGCAGGACAGACagttcctcctctcctctggacgGGTGGCTTTAGAAGATGGGAAAAGCATTCTTGTTGTCATCGCAACAAAGAAGCTGGTGAACCGATTGCAGGTCAGCCCCAAGTCTGAATTTGATGAAACCGTTCTTTCCGTCATCTATACCTCTGACCCTATAGATTCGGGAAAGCTGGACGAAAGCTTTAGTAAGCTGCGAGAGTCTGCAAAGAAGGAGATGCTGGAGGTGATGCGCATGAGGCCAGATGATCTCTACAATGAGCATCAGCAGATATGGTCAGACCTATTTGTTTCAG GCATTGAAATGCGAAAGATCAAGGATGCCCATACTCCATCCAGCGATACCATAAACATCACACTTTACTACATTCTCTCCTGCTCCCCGGCTCCTTTGGTGGACCCCCTTATAAGTAATGAGGAACGAGATAAAATGGAGCTGTCTCTGAATTACGCCGACCATTGCTTTAGCGGCCACGCTACTATGCACGCAGAGAATCTGTGGCCTAGCAAGCTGAGTGGGATCACACAGCTCCTACAACTATGGGACGTATGGAAATTGACCCTGCAGAAGAGAGGCTGTAAGAGCCTGGTATTGACGGGTGCCCACGGACTCATGCAGGGGATGATGCTGAGCTTTGGTGGCTTGCAGTTTACTGAAAACCACCTACAGTTTTTATCTGATCCTCATGTTCTGCACAACAGCTACTCGCTTCGAGGGAtacattataacaaggacctTATCAACCTGGCTGTCCTGCTTGACCAAGAAGAGAAGCCCTATCTCCATGTGTCGGTGAAGTTCCAGGACAAGCTGGTGAAACTTTATGCCTGTGAGGCGGGATGTTTGAATGAACCAGTAGAGCTGACTTCTGAAATCCGAGGACATATATTCCCTGTGCTGGTGACCCGACCCATAACCCCATTACTCTATATCTCTACAGAACTGACCCACCTGCAGGACCTGAGACACACACTTCACTTGAAGGAGATCCTAGCCCACGAGGAGCACATGGCCAAACAGTACCCAGGACTGCCATTCCTCTTCTGGTTTAGTGTGGCCTCTTTGATCACCCTCTTCCACCTCTTCCTGTTTAAGCTCATTTACAATGAATACTGTGGGCCGGGTGCCAAGCCCCTCTTCAGGAGTAAG GATAATGACAGTGTCTAA